One window of the Anaeromyxobacter dehalogenans 2CP-C genome contains the following:
- a CDS encoding GNAT family N-acetyltransferase: MPFLVRFASSTDDRDAAYALRRDVFELEQHIPRPLDRDAFDFSADHVVAFDRGGRCVGTGRVVRTDHRTCHIGRMAVAQAARRTGVGAAMLESLERMARLRGIHEVVVASQLGSEPFFHARGYRREGEVFEDQGVPHVHMRKLLLVS; the protein is encoded by the coding sequence ATGCCCTTCCTCGTCCGCTTCGCCTCCTCCACCGACGACCGCGACGCCGCCTACGCGCTGCGCCGCGACGTCTTCGAGCTCGAGCAGCACATCCCCCGGCCGCTCGACCGCGACGCCTTCGACTTCTCCGCCGACCACGTGGTCGCGTTCGACCGCGGCGGCCGCTGCGTGGGCACGGGCCGGGTGGTCCGGACCGACCACCGCACCTGCCACATCGGCCGCATGGCCGTGGCGCAGGCGGCCCGCCGCACCGGCGTGGGCGCCGCCATGCTCGAGTCGCTCGAGCGCATGGCGCGCCTGCGCGGCATCCACGAGGTGGTGGTGGCCTCTCAGCTCGGCTCGGAGCCGTTCTTCCACGCGCGCGGCTATCGGCGCGAGGGGGAGGTGTTCGAGGACCAGGGCGTCCCCCACGTCCACATGCGCAAGCTCCTGCTGGTGAGCTAG
- a CDS encoding GTPase: MPANVPPRYKDAELRLHRATTREEKEDALREMIALLPHHKGTDKLLGDLRARLSKLEEEATHAHRPGRRAEVGQVEREGAGQWVMIGPANSGKSSLLAALTHAKPEIAEYPFTTRDPLPGMMEFEDVQVQLVDTPAVGGAQVPAWLPQLVHGADGVLIVLDVAGDDLEAGLRATLDLLERARVRPAGRAAAAGASPLERAVPVVVLLNRCDLDDDGTFAALAREAVPPDLFMFSVSATRGDGLDGLRPVLFRSLHRIRVHTKEPGHAADGGKPFVLPEGATVHDLADRVHHDLAERLKFARLWGPHARFEGQQVDRGHVLGDGDVVELHA, translated from the coding sequence ATGCCCGCGAACGTTCCGCCCCGGTACAAGGACGCGGAGCTGCGCCTCCACCGCGCCACCACGCGCGAGGAGAAGGAAGACGCGCTCCGCGAGATGATCGCGCTGCTCCCGCACCACAAGGGGACCGACAAGCTGCTCGGGGACCTGCGCGCCCGGCTCTCGAAGCTGGAGGAGGAGGCGACGCACGCGCACCGGCCCGGGCGCCGCGCCGAGGTCGGCCAGGTGGAGCGCGAGGGGGCCGGGCAGTGGGTGATGATCGGGCCGGCGAACTCGGGGAAGTCCTCGCTGCTCGCGGCGCTCACCCACGCGAAGCCGGAGATCGCGGAGTACCCGTTCACCACGCGTGACCCGCTGCCGGGGATGATGGAATTCGAGGACGTGCAGGTGCAGCTCGTGGACACGCCGGCGGTGGGCGGGGCGCAGGTGCCGGCCTGGCTGCCGCAGCTCGTCCACGGGGCGGACGGGGTGCTGATCGTGCTCGACGTGGCGGGGGACGACCTGGAGGCGGGGCTGCGGGCGACGCTGGACCTGCTGGAGAGGGCGCGGGTGCGGCCGGCGGGGCGGGCGGCGGCGGCGGGAGCGTCGCCGCTGGAGCGGGCGGTGCCGGTGGTGGTGCTCCTGAACCGGTGCGACCTGGACGACGACGGGACGTTTGCGGCGCTGGCGCGGGAGGCGGTCCCGCCGGATCTGTTCATGTTCTCGGTGTCGGCGACGCGGGGGGATGGGCTGGATGGGCTGAGGCCCGTGCTGTTCAGGTCGCTGCACCGGATCCGCGTGCACACGAAGGAGCCGGGGCACGCGGCGGACGGCGGGAAGCCGTTCGTGCTGCCGGAGGGGGCGACGGTGCACGACCTGGCGGATCGGGTGCATCACGATCTGGCGGAGCGGCTGAAGTTCGCGCGGCTGTGGGGGCCGCACGCGCGGTTCGAGGGGCAGCAGGTCGACCGGGGGCATGTTCTCGGGGATGGGGATGTGGTGGAGCTGCATGCTTGA
- a CDS encoding HNH endonuclease, whose amino-acid sequence MDTARELSAQLATLLRRERSALAEFLVALADFDARRAWAELGYASLFHYLHRELGLSKGSAQYRKVAAELIQAVPAVIEPLRDGRLCFTTIIEVARVVDARNWEGALPRFYGLSRHEAAEVVVALAPHPAPPVRTVLTAVRGPGSAGSTVEPVAPPPGSSRSAALTPLTAERQRLHVTVSERFGRKLERLRDLRPDLSDDALLEAAVDLLLAKAEKRKGALTERPRASVRPSRDPRHIPAHVRREVWRRDGGCCQWRVASGEICGSTHALQLDHVVPLALGGESSPGNLRVLCAAHNLLAARRVLGDALMDRHAVPRARGAP is encoded by the coding sequence ATGGACACTGCGCGTGAACTCTCGGCTCAGCTGGCCACCCTCCTCCGCCGTGAGCGCTCTGCCCTCGCGGAGTTCCTCGTCGCGCTCGCGGACTTCGACGCGCGGCGCGCGTGGGCGGAGCTGGGGTACGCCTCGCTGTTCCACTACCTGCACCGGGAGCTCGGGCTGTCCAAGGGCTCCGCGCAGTACCGCAAGGTCGCGGCGGAGCTCATCCAGGCGGTCCCGGCGGTCATCGAGCCGCTGCGGGATGGGCGGCTGTGCTTCACGACCATCATCGAGGTGGCGCGGGTGGTGGACGCCCGGAACTGGGAGGGGGCGCTGCCTCGGTTCTACGGGCTGTCGCGGCACGAGGCGGCGGAGGTCGTCGTGGCGCTGGCGCCGCATCCGGCACCGCCGGTACGGACGGTGCTCACGGCGGTGCGTGGCCCCGGGTCGGCTGGTTCAACTGTTGAACCGGTCGCTCCGCCACCGGGGTCGTCCCGCTCGGCGGCGCTCACGCCGCTCACGGCGGAACGTCAGCGGCTTCACGTCACGGTAAGTGAACGTTTCGGGCGCAAGCTGGAGCGACTCCGCGATCTGCGTCCGGACCTCTCCGACGACGCGCTGCTCGAGGCGGCGGTGGACCTCCTCCTCGCCAAGGCGGAGAAGCGGAAGGGCGCGCTCACGGAGCGGCCTCGGGCGTCGGTCCGGCCTTCCCGCGATCCGCGTCACATTCCGGCCCACGTGCGCCGTGAGGTCTGGCGGCGGGACGGGGGGTGCTGCCAGTGGCGGGTGGCGAGCGGGGAGATCTGCGGTTCCACGCATGCGCTCCAGCTCGACCACGTCGTGCCGCTGGCGCTGGGCGGGGAGTCGTCTCCGGGCAACCTTCGCGTGCTCTGCGCGGCGCACAACCTCCTCGCGGCGCGGCGGGTGCTGGGGGACGCGCTGATGGATCGCCATGCGGTTCCGCGGGCTCGCGGAGCCCCTTGA
- the rdgC gene encoding recombination-associated protein RdgC: MPIRRGSVTFARFRAEIPAKRSSDTRRWLARGLAKGAFEPLDVERGEDDRAAGFVSAEDPGITDFTSGVLEGEWALFGFRVDTLRVPASAVRAELDRWIALHEKERGRPPTKGEKATQKDLIRHAHRQRAVPSSKVHDVSLHLGSGELLVWAASRKLVDEIAAAVEGALEIKLTPSSVSALAVRSEISDSALVPTAALTGLSGKEARDVEA; the protein is encoded by the coding sequence ATGCCCATCCGACGAGGTTCGGTCACCTTCGCTCGCTTCCGCGCGGAGATCCCCGCGAAGCGCTCCTCCGACACGCGCCGCTGGCTGGCCCGCGGGCTCGCCAAGGGCGCCTTCGAGCCGCTCGACGTGGAGCGCGGGGAGGACGATCGGGCGGCGGGGTTCGTCTCCGCTGAGGACCCTGGGATCACGGACTTCACCTCCGGCGTGCTCGAGGGCGAGTGGGCGCTGTTCGGGTTCCGGGTGGACACGCTGCGCGTGCCCGCCTCGGCGGTCCGGGCGGAGCTGGACCGGTGGATCGCGCTCCACGAGAAGGAGCGGGGCCGGCCGCCGACCAAGGGCGAGAAGGCGACGCAGAAGGACCTCATCCGCCATGCGCACCGGCAGCGGGCGGTTCCTTCCAGCAAGGTGCATGACGTGAGCCTGCACCTCGGGTCTGGCGAGCTGCTGGTGTGGGCGGCGTCGCGCAAGCTGGTGGACGAGATCGCGGCGGCGGTGGAGGGGGCGCTGGAGATCAAGCTGACGCCCTCCTCGGTGAGCGCGCTGGCGGTCCGGTCGGAGATCTCCGACTCGGCGCTGGTTCCCACCGCGGCGCTGACGGGGCTTTCGGGGAAGGAGGCGCGCGATGTCGAGGCGTGA
- a CDS encoding metallophosphoesterase family protein, whose protein sequence is MLRIAALSDIHGNVWALEAVLEDAHRQGVDLVVNTGDLLSGPLDPAATADLLIPLGLPTIAGNHERQLLACEHHGGGPADQHAFEHTTPRHREWLRHLPPTLDLARAGVFLCHGSPTSDTQHLLEDVEHGGLRLAAPGTLETRAFGVDRSLILCGHSHVPHATALSGGRLVVNPGSVGLQAYEDDHPVHHKVENGSPHARYALCHRTPRGWSVAFRCVAYDHHRAAETARANGREDWARWLEKGRA, encoded by the coding sequence ATGCTGCGCATCGCGGCGCTGTCGGACATCCACGGGAACGTCTGGGCCCTCGAGGCGGTGCTGGAGGACGCGCACCGGCAGGGCGTGGACCTCGTCGTCAACACGGGCGACCTCCTCTCCGGGCCGCTCGATCCGGCGGCCACCGCCGACCTGCTCATCCCGCTCGGCCTGCCGACCATCGCGGGCAACCACGAGCGGCAGCTCCTCGCCTGCGAGCACCACGGCGGCGGGCCGGCCGACCAGCACGCGTTCGAGCACACCACGCCGCGCCACCGCGAGTGGCTGCGCCACCTGCCGCCCACGCTCGACCTGGCGCGCGCCGGCGTGTTCCTCTGTCACGGCTCGCCGACCAGCGACACCCAGCACCTGCTCGAGGACGTCGAGCACGGCGGGCTGCGCCTCGCCGCGCCGGGCACGCTCGAGACCCGCGCGTTCGGCGTGGACCGGAGCCTCATCCTCTGCGGCCACTCGCACGTGCCGCACGCGACCGCGCTGAGCGGCGGTCGCCTGGTGGTGAACCCGGGCAGCGTCGGGCTGCAGGCGTACGAGGACGACCACCCGGTCCACCACAAGGTCGAGAACGGCTCGCCGCACGCCCGCTACGCCCTCTGCCACCGCACGCCGCGCGGCTGGAGCGTCGCGTTCCGCTGCGTGGCCTACGACCACCACCGCGCCGCAGAGACGGCGCGCGCGAACGGCCGCGAGGACTGGGCGCGCTGGCTGGAGAAGGGGCGGGCCTGA
- a CDS encoding GreA/GreB family elongation factor, whose amino-acid sequence MSKAFTSEETPDLGPVVRPPPRLAPGEVRYVTPEGQAALREALARLRAERADAARLPDAERAPRLADLDARVAALDATLGALTVLGPEATPEGQVGFGTWVTVEEEDGRRVTWRLVGPDEADARRGLISAGSPVARALLGRRAGDVVEVHRPGGEAELTVVAVRRTAP is encoded by the coding sequence GTGTCCAAGGCCTTCACCAGCGAGGAGACGCCCGACCTCGGCCCGGTGGTGCGCCCGCCGCCGCGGCTCGCGCCGGGCGAGGTGCGCTACGTCACGCCGGAGGGGCAGGCCGCGCTGCGCGAGGCGCTGGCGCGGCTCCGGGCCGAGCGCGCCGACGCGGCCCGGCTCCCAGACGCCGAGCGCGCGCCGCGGCTCGCCGACCTGGACGCGCGCGTCGCCGCGCTCGACGCGACGCTGGGCGCGCTCACCGTGCTCGGGCCCGAGGCCACGCCGGAGGGGCAGGTGGGGTTCGGGACCTGGGTGACCGTCGAGGAGGAGGACGGCCGCCGGGTCACCTGGCGCCTGGTCGGGCCGGACGAGGCCGACGCGCGGCGCGGGCTCATCAGCGCCGGCTCGCCGGTGGCACGCGCGCTGCTCGGGCGTCGCGCCGGGGACGTGGTCGAGGTGCACCGGCCCGGCGGCGAGGCGGAGCTGACCGTGGTGGCGGTGCGGCGCACGGCGCCGTGA
- a CDS encoding aldo/keto reductase, translating into MDTTRLGRTGLEVSRLCLGTMNFGPETPEDEAFRIMDRALDAGVFFFDTANVYGQKASEWGKLPREGRTEQILGRWLAQGGGRRERIVLATKVYGPMWEGPNGRGLSAYHIRRACEDSLRRLGTDHVDLYQMHHVDRGTPWDELWEAMDRLVRDGKVLYVGSSNFAGWHVAQACEAAARRNLLGLVSEQSLYNLASRTIELEVIPACRSYGVGILPWSPLAGGLLGGALAKAATGRRAGERVQKKIEQHRPQLERWEKLCAEMGQRPADVALAWVLGRPGVTAPIVGPRTVAQLDEAIAATELTLDAAALQAIDAIWPGPGGEAPEAYAW; encoded by the coding sequence ATGGACACCACGCGACTGGGAAGGACCGGGCTCGAGGTCAGCCGGCTGTGCCTCGGCACCATGAACTTCGGGCCGGAGACGCCGGAGGACGAGGCGTTCCGGATCATGGACCGCGCGCTCGACGCGGGCGTGTTCTTCTTCGACACCGCCAACGTCTACGGCCAGAAGGCGAGCGAGTGGGGCAAGCTCCCGCGCGAGGGGCGCACCGAGCAGATCCTGGGGCGCTGGCTCGCGCAGGGCGGCGGGCGGCGCGAGCGGATCGTGCTCGCGACCAAGGTGTACGGGCCGATGTGGGAGGGGCCGAACGGCCGCGGGCTCTCCGCCTACCACATCCGCCGCGCCTGCGAGGACAGCCTGCGCCGGCTCGGCACCGACCACGTGGACCTGTACCAGATGCACCACGTGGACCGCGGCACGCCGTGGGACGAGCTCTGGGAGGCGATGGACCGCCTGGTGCGCGACGGCAAGGTGCTCTACGTGGGCAGCAGCAACTTCGCCGGCTGGCACGTGGCGCAGGCCTGCGAGGCCGCCGCGCGGCGGAACCTCCTCGGCCTCGTCTCCGAGCAGAGCCTCTACAACCTCGCCTCCCGCACCATCGAGCTGGAGGTCATCCCGGCCTGCCGCTCCTACGGCGTCGGCATCCTCCCGTGGAGCCCGCTCGCGGGCGGCCTCCTCGGCGGCGCGCTCGCGAAGGCGGCCACCGGCCGGCGCGCCGGCGAGCGCGTGCAGAAGAAGATCGAGCAGCACCGCCCGCAGCTCGAGCGCTGGGAGAAGCTCTGCGCCGAGATGGGCCAGCGGCCCGCGGACGTGGCGCTGGCGTGGGTGCTGGGGCGGCCCGGCGTCACCGCGCCCATCGTCGGGCCGCGCACCGTGGCCCAGCTCGACGAGGCCATCGCCGCGACCGAGCTGACGCTCGACGCGGCCGCGCTGCAGGCCATCGACGCGATCTGGCCGGGTCCCGGCGGCGAGGCGCCCGAGGCGTACGCCTGGTAG
- a CDS encoding RNA polymerase sigma factor, whose protein sequence is MDVESRVSAALEAGDHRLAATEIIRGYGPRILGYLNVLLRDETAASDAFALFAEQVWRGMPGFQRRSSARTWAFKAAWSAAMKVRDDAWRRLGQRLDTTEATRLAADVRTRTGVRLERQRQELEELRAMLDDEEQTLLVLRLDQQLSWDEVAEVLSQEGKRVDPATLRKRYERIKDRLAEIIRRRAVEGSREES, encoded by the coding sequence ATGGACGTCGAGTCCCGGGTCTCCGCGGCGCTGGAGGCAGGCGATCACCGCCTGGCCGCGACCGAGATCATCCGCGGCTACGGGCCCCGGATCCTGGGCTACCTGAACGTCCTGCTCCGCGACGAGACCGCCGCCTCCGACGCGTTCGCGCTGTTCGCCGAGCAGGTGTGGCGCGGCATGCCGGGCTTCCAGCGCCGCTCCAGCGCCCGCACCTGGGCGTTCAAGGCCGCCTGGAGCGCCGCCATGAAGGTGCGCGACGACGCCTGGCGGCGGCTGGGGCAGCGGCTCGACACCACCGAGGCGACCCGCCTCGCCGCCGACGTGCGCACCCGAACCGGGGTCCGCCTCGAGCGCCAGCGCCAGGAGCTGGAGGAGCTGCGCGCGATGCTGGACGACGAGGAGCAGACGCTGCTCGTGCTGCGGCTCGACCAGCAGCTCTCCTGGGACGAGGTCGCGGAGGTTCTGTCGCAGGAGGGGAAGCGCGTGGACCCGGCCACGCTGCGCAAGCGCTACGAGCGCATCAAGGACCGGCTGGCCGAGATCATCCGGCGCCGCGCGGTCGAGGGCAGTCGGGAAGAGTCCTGA
- a CDS encoding MvdC/MvdD family ATP grasp protein, producing MILAITHAGDEHAPLVLRALEALGADATVLDLSDLPRRGRVVLGYGAGGGARELRIDGRPPIDAAEVSAVWWRRPLPHAAAPGLRPEDAAFATRQTGEAAMGLLASLRGARFVNDPWRDAAAAHKPNQLAAAERAGLEVPRTLITSDPHAARAFLGACGPDGAVHKVLAAGTPALWRPTRRVGPDDLARLASLPLAPVIFQERVPGVDVRVTVVGDQLFAADLDARDTVSPDDFRPVTHLCRVAACELPDRIAAGLRRLMADLGLVYGAADFRRRDDGSWAFLELNPSGQWGFVEERTGQPITSALAGLLAGR from the coding sequence GTGATCCTCGCCATCACCCACGCCGGCGACGAGCACGCGCCGCTCGTGCTCCGCGCGCTCGAGGCGCTCGGCGCCGACGCGACCGTGCTCGACCTCTCGGACCTGCCGCGGCGGGGCCGGGTGGTGCTCGGCTACGGTGCGGGCGGTGGCGCACGCGAGCTCCGGATCGACGGGCGACCGCCCATCGACGCGGCCGAGGTCAGCGCGGTCTGGTGGCGGCGCCCCCTGCCGCACGCCGCCGCGCCGGGGCTCCGCCCGGAGGACGCCGCGTTCGCCACCCGGCAGACCGGCGAGGCGGCGATGGGCCTCCTGGCGTCGCTGCGCGGCGCGCGCTTCGTCAACGATCCCTGGCGCGACGCGGCCGCCGCGCACAAGCCGAACCAGCTCGCCGCGGCGGAGCGCGCCGGGCTCGAGGTGCCGCGCACGCTCATCACCAGCGATCCGCATGCGGCGCGCGCGTTCCTCGGCGCGTGCGGACCGGACGGCGCCGTCCACAAGGTCCTCGCCGCCGGAACCCCGGCGCTGTGGCGGCCCACCCGCCGCGTCGGCCCCGACGACCTGGCGCGGCTCGCGTCGCTGCCGCTCGCGCCGGTCATCTTCCAGGAGCGCGTGCCGGGGGTGGACGTGCGCGTGACGGTGGTCGGCGACCAGCTCTTCGCGGCCGACCTCGACGCGCGCGACACGGTCTCGCCGGACGACTTCCGCCCGGTGACCCACCTCTGCCGCGTGGCGGCCTGCGAGCTTCCGGACCGCATCGCGGCCGGGCTGCGCCGGCTCATGGCGGACCTGGGGCTCGTCTACGGCGCGGCCGATTTCCGGCGCCGGGACGACGGCTCCTGGGCGTTCCTGGAGCTGAACCCGAGCGGCCAGTGGGGGTTCGTGGAGGAGCGGACCGGACAGCCGATCACCTCGGCTCTCGCTGGGCTGCTGGCGGGCCGGTGA
- a CDS encoding serine/threonine-protein kinase: protein MTPPKPAQTAEPVSQDSPRAESSSEHRSVQLTRLLAEMVHVNDVPLGDAWSPVLRPGATIGRFRLVRELGRGGFGVVYEAEDGDLGRTVAVKVVRPGTRIATRGREWMQREAEAVARLNHPNIVTLHDFGQAPEGPYLVFELLRGDSLSRRLEREKTLGFEQVIDLGVAITRALVHAHAAGVVHRDLKPGNVHLTDDGEVKVLDFGFAHLFGRGGIGDGGTPAYMAPEQWEGEGGDARVDLFALGVILHQCLSGALPYRVDKDWSEAQEPGPTPALPRRAAPRALRALVRRLLDRDAARRPASAREARDALLAIQQAHAGRTRRRTLVATASVALSAIALSAWLALDREPPPGEQLKAVLGAMENRAGDPTLDAVPGLLAAALEPSKRVRLLAPARLAAVSREAGLGEPGRLDAERARNLARIAGAGLVLLPSAEPGEHGPVLSVRAVESETGKELFEASADLWSASGMSDGVDQLAERIRREAKERRADRRVRRPVAEAVTASPEAARWYYAGVDCLERAEPVGAAMEACASSFERALALDPAFPLAHYRLAAVRSLQGARDDVGQRHVQAALRGADRLGERERLLVQALAARIGGRLDEARQLYDAILAVAADDLEALEGAGEILWRQGKWADSVPYYEKVVALAPDRQDPLATLVEALGRLRRTEDLRALRERIAARPDSPGRSATLVSIHQWLGESQAALAEARRAFARNGASQAPLLAAAASGAGDVREMEEVAQHVPAAYGRLTRALALAMQGRAREALQECAARYSQVPESQGRHYSAALLVVTAWDAARVWPYAARAAAVNPAYAADLAVPLALLGDVQHARELGRALPPGSVAAEELAALELWRAGDATGALARLAASEARDAWPVEGLPPAYLAAEVSAAFGDHREALAAAQRFLRLPPRGTWRAFAYPRTLYITALAQRNLGDRAAARTTVDRLLGMLAHADADVPLARDARALRASL from the coding sequence GTGACGCCGCCCAAGCCCGCCCAGACCGCCGAGCCGGTGAGCCAGGACTCGCCGCGCGCCGAGTCGTCCAGCGAGCACCGCTCGGTCCAGCTCACGCGCCTGCTCGCCGAGATGGTGCACGTGAACGACGTGCCGCTCGGCGATGCGTGGTCCCCGGTGCTCCGGCCCGGCGCCACCATCGGCCGCTTCCGGCTGGTCCGCGAGCTGGGGCGCGGCGGCTTCGGCGTGGTGTACGAGGCCGAGGACGGCGACCTGGGCCGGACGGTGGCGGTGAAAGTGGTGCGCCCGGGCACGCGCATCGCCACCCGCGGCCGCGAGTGGATGCAGCGCGAAGCCGAGGCGGTGGCGCGGCTCAACCACCCGAACATCGTCACGCTGCACGACTTCGGGCAGGCGCCGGAGGGCCCGTACCTCGTGTTCGAGCTGCTGCGCGGCGACTCGCTGTCGCGGCGGCTGGAGCGCGAGAAGACGCTCGGCTTCGAGCAGGTGATCGACCTCGGCGTCGCCATCACGCGGGCGCTCGTGCACGCGCACGCGGCCGGCGTCGTCCACCGCGACCTCAAGCCCGGCAACGTCCACCTCACCGACGACGGCGAGGTGAAGGTGCTCGACTTCGGGTTCGCGCACCTGTTCGGCCGCGGCGGCATCGGCGACGGCGGGACGCCCGCGTACATGGCGCCCGAGCAGTGGGAGGGGGAGGGCGGCGACGCGCGGGTGGACCTGTTCGCGCTCGGCGTCATCCTGCACCAGTGCCTCTCGGGCGCGCTGCCGTACCGGGTGGACAAGGACTGGAGCGAGGCTCAGGAGCCCGGCCCGACGCCGGCCCTGCCGCGCCGGGCCGCGCCGAGGGCGCTCCGGGCGCTGGTGCGGCGGCTGCTCGACCGCGACGCCGCGCGGCGCCCCGCCAGCGCGCGCGAGGCCCGCGACGCGCTGCTCGCCATCCAGCAGGCGCACGCCGGCCGCACCCGCCGCCGCACCCTGGTCGCGACCGCCAGCGTGGCGCTCTCCGCGATCGCGCTCTCCGCCTGGCTCGCGCTCGACCGCGAGCCGCCGCCCGGCGAGCAGCTGAAGGCGGTGCTCGGCGCCATGGAGAACCGCGCCGGCGATCCCACGCTCGACGCGGTCCCCGGCCTGCTCGCCGCCGCGCTCGAGCCGTCGAAGCGCGTCCGGCTGTTGGCGCCGGCGCGGCTCGCCGCGGTGTCGCGCGAGGCCGGGCTGGGGGAGCCGGGGCGGCTCGACGCCGAGCGGGCGCGCAACCTGGCCCGCATCGCCGGCGCCGGCCTGGTGCTGCTGCCGTCCGCGGAGCCGGGCGAGCACGGCCCGGTGCTGTCGGTGCGGGCGGTCGAGTCGGAGACCGGCAAGGAGCTGTTCGAGGCGAGCGCCGACCTGTGGAGCGCCTCGGGCATGTCGGACGGCGTGGACCAGCTCGCCGAGCGGATCCGCCGCGAGGCGAAGGAGCGCCGCGCCGACCGCCGTGTGCGGCGCCCGGTGGCGGAGGCCGTGACCGCGAGCCCGGAGGCGGCGCGCTGGTACTACGCGGGGGTGGATTGTCTGGAGAGGGCGGAGCCGGTTGGGGCGGCCATGGAGGCGTGCGCCTCGTCCTTCGAGCGTGCGCTCGCGCTGGATCCCGCGTTCCCGCTGGCGCACTACAGGCTGGCGGCCGTGCGGTCGCTCCAGGGCGCGAGGGACGATGTCGGACAGCGACACGTCCAGGCGGCCTTGCGGGGCGCGGACCGCCTCGGCGAGCGCGAGCGGCTGCTCGTCCAGGCGCTGGCCGCCCGCATCGGCGGGCGGCTCGACGAGGCGCGCCAGCTCTACGACGCGATCCTGGCCGTCGCGGCGGATGACCTCGAGGCGCTGGAGGGTGCGGGCGAGATCCTCTGGCGGCAGGGCAAGTGGGCGGACAGCGTGCCGTACTACGAGAAGGTGGTCGCGCTCGCGCCCGACCGGCAGGATCCGCTCGCGACGCTCGTCGAGGCGCTGGGGCGGCTTCGGCGCACGGAGGATCTCCGCGCCCTGCGCGAACGGATCGCCGCGCGGCCCGACTCGCCAGGGCGCAGCGCGACCCTGGTGAGCATCCACCAATGGCTCGGGGAGTCGCAGGCTGCCCTGGCCGAGGCGCGGCGCGCGTTCGCACGGAACGGAGCCTCCCAGGCGCCGCTTCTCGCGGCTGCGGCCAGCGGGGCCGGAGACGTCCGCGAGATGGAGGAGGTCGCACAGCACGTGCCGGCAGCGTATGGGCGCCTCACGCGCGCGCTCGCGCTCGCGATGCAGGGCAGGGCGCGGGAGGCGCTCCAGGAGTGCGCGGCGAGATACTCCCAGGTTCCGGAGAGCCAGGGCCGCCACTACTCCGCAGCGCTGCTCGTGGTCACCGCGTGGGATGCCGCCCGCGTATGGCCGTATGCCGCGCGTGCCGCGGCGGTGAACCCAGCCTACGCGGCCGACCTGGCGGTACCGCTGGCGCTGCTCGGAGACGTTCAGCACGCCCGCGAGCTCGGGCGTGCGCTTCCCCCTGGCTCCGTGGCGGCAGAGGAGCTGGCAGCGCTCGAGCTGTGGCGGGCGGGCGACGCGACCGGCGCGCTCGCCCGGCTCGCCGCGTCGGAGGCGCGCGATGCCTGGCCGGTGGAGGGGTTGCCACCCGCCTACCTCGCTGCCGAGGTGAGTGCGGCGTTCGGCGACCACCGCGAGGCCCTCGCGGCCGCGCAGCGGTTCCTGCGCTTGCCGCCGCGTGGCACCTGGCGGGCGTTCGCCTATCCGCGCACCCTGTACATCACCGCGCTGGCCCAACGGAACCTGGGAGACCGCGCAGCAGCGCGCACGACGGTGGATCGCCTGCTCGGGATGCTCGCGCATGCGGACGCCGATGTCCCGCTGGCGCGGGACGCGCGCGCGCTGCGAGCTTCGCTGTAA